Genomic DNA from Entomoplasma freundtii:
TTTTTGGTAGCTTCCAATGCTTGTGGAAAATAAACATCCATTAATTCTTTGACATCAACTTTTAGTTCCATAACTTCTCCTTGTTATTTGGTTAGTGAATAATTGCTAGTATTACTAACATATTTATTTTACATGTTCCTAATTTTTTTTAACAAATCATAGGCAGAGTTAATTTTTGCCATTTTTTCTTTGGCTTCTTGGCTTGGATTACGGTCAGGATGATATTTTTTTGCCAATTTACGATAATTACTCTTTAATTCATCATCGGTAGCTTCTTGCTTAGTTTCCAAAGTTTTATAGGCTTGACCAACTTCGTCAAATTGCGCTTGGAATGAAGCTCCAGCAGAATGACTCTGGTTTCGAGCTTCATCACTTTGTCAAAAGAACTGAGCATATTGCGAACGAATTTCTTGATTCATACTATCAATAATCTTATTAACATCATCATTTAAAATCATATAAAAGTAGTCCAAGGCTCCCTTAATATAATGATCATAACTTTGACCTTGGGGCATTACTTTTGGTTCCTCGTTGAGAGCACGACCAACTTCGGCAACTAAAATTTTATTTGCCAAATAATTGATTACTTCATGACGGAAAGCATCAAGGAAAAGATTGTAATATTTTAAGGCAAACTCAGTTGCTTCTGGGCTAGTATTTAAACCCGCTTGGTCGAAAGCACGAAGGAGACGACGTTGTTGCTCGGTTCAGTAACGAGCCATCTGACTTTCGTAACCCTTCATACTTTTCATGAAATTTTGCATTTGCTTTGGACTAACATTCTTTTTGGCTAGAAAAGCTTCAGTTTCTTGGTAATTACTAAAAAATGGAAAATCAGTAAAGTTTTCTTGGTAATTATATTCTGGTATTGAAACGGTTTTTTGGGTATTAAATTGTCAAACCTTTTTATTGGCTTCAAAGGCTTGATGAGTTTGGCTTTGGTTTTGAGAGTAGTTACGTTTACGACGACTTTTGTAAGCCAAAAAGCCAGATCCTGAAGAAAAAAGTGAAAGCAAAATTAGAATGAAAAAAATAATACCTACAATATTCATTCTTTGTCACTCCCATTTCCTGTCTTCTTCATCTTATTGGTTAATCCAATTAGGATTAATTGTTTACTTCTTTAGTTAAGTAAGTTTCATTTATAATCCGGTCTAATTTTACCATTTTGTTTCTAAAAAAGGGCAAATTTTCCTTACCGAGACTTGTTTACCAAACCCTAAAAAAACAAAAACCAAGGAAGAACCTTGGTTTTTGTTTAACTTAATACTAAGATTATTTAGTTTTTGCTTCTTGAGGAATAACTGTTACACGAGTGCGACCTTTGCCAAATTTTTCATATTTGACAATACCACTTACTAGCGCAAATAAAGTATCATCCCCGCCACGACCAACGTTGTGACCTGGGTGAATTTTAGTTCCCCGTTGGCGGAAAATAATTGATCCAGCGTTGGCAAATTGCCCATCCGCTTTTTTAGCTCCTAAACGTTTCGATTCTGAGTCACGACCATTTTTTGTTGATCCAACTCCTTTTTTCGAGGCGAAGAACTGTAAGCCTAATCAATATTTCATTTTAACCAACCTCCTTTATTTTGACAT
This window encodes:
- a CDS encoding DnaJ domain-containing protein encodes the protein MNIVGIIFFILILLSLFSSGSGFLAYKSRRKRNYSQNQSQTHQAFEANKKVWQFNTQKTVSIPEYNYQENFTDFPFFSNYQETEAFLAKKNVSPKQMQNFMKSMKGYESQMARYWTEQQRRLLRAFDQAGLNTSPEATEFALKYYNLFLDAFRHEVINYLANKILVAEVGRALNEEPKVMPQGQSYDHYIKGALDYFYMILNDDVNKIIDSMNQEIRSQYAQFFWQSDEARNQSHSAGASFQAQFDEVGQAYKTLETKQEATDDELKSNYRKLAKKYHPDRNPSQEAKEKMAKINSAYDLLKKIRNM
- the rpmA gene encoding 50S ribosomal protein L27, whose protein sequence is MKYWLGLQFFASKKGVGSTKNGRDSESKRLGAKKADGQFANAGSIIFRQRGTKIHPGHNVGRGGDDTLFALVSGIVKYEKFGKGRTRVTVIPQEAKTK